One Streptomyces drozdowiczii DNA segment encodes these proteins:
- a CDS encoding ABC transporter substrate-binding protein produces MHISRRAVAAAAVLATVLPLSACGGGSGSDSSDASGKVEGKITFQTWNLQANFKDYFNGVIADFEKKYPGTEVKWVDRPGEGYADKISADAAGGTLPDVVNVSPDLVAPLAKAGLALDLDKAAPKYRKEYLDGAWKSHQIPGTEGTYAFPWYLNTGPMFYNKRLFKDAGLDPQKPPTTYDEVFADGLKLAEKSHGKVATLANVPTIEDFGRYGGQLMNKEGTGFAFNDAKGVELLTHYKELYDAKALDPQALTATPESSGHKFLTESVAMNPGSALDLANFKKQAPSLYKNIGITDQVSSTGKANMYVMGVMVNAQSKRKPAAVAFAHFVTDATRQMEFAKQVAIFPSTAGSLDDPYFTKEDGTDETRVRVAAAKSLKTAVNYTPVLFSEQMKTELRNQIAKALQGKQSPKEALDNAVKACDRLLQQS; encoded by the coding sequence GTGCACATCTCCCGCAGAGCAGTCGCCGCTGCCGCCGTCCTCGCCACCGTCCTGCCGCTGAGCGCGTGCGGCGGGGGATCCGGCTCGGACTCGTCCGACGCCTCGGGCAAGGTCGAAGGGAAGATCACCTTCCAGACCTGGAACCTCCAGGCAAACTTCAAGGACTACTTCAACGGGGTGATCGCGGACTTCGAGAAGAAGTACCCGGGCACCGAGGTCAAGTGGGTCGACCGCCCCGGCGAGGGCTACGCGGACAAGATCAGCGCGGACGCGGCGGGCGGCACTCTGCCCGACGTCGTCAACGTCTCCCCCGACCTGGTGGCTCCGCTGGCCAAGGCCGGCCTCGCGCTCGACCTCGACAAGGCCGCACCGAAGTACCGCAAGGAGTACCTGGACGGCGCCTGGAAGAGCCACCAGATACCCGGCACGGAGGGCACGTACGCCTTCCCCTGGTACCTCAACACCGGCCCGATGTTCTACAACAAGCGGCTGTTCAAGGACGCCGGACTCGACCCGCAGAAGCCGCCGACCACCTACGACGAGGTCTTCGCGGACGGTCTGAAGCTGGCGGAGAAGAGCCACGGCAAGGTCGCCACGCTCGCCAACGTCCCCACCATCGAGGACTTCGGCCGGTACGGCGGTCAGCTGATGAACAAGGAGGGCACGGGCTTCGCCTTCAATGACGCGAAGGGCGTCGAACTCCTCACGCACTACAAGGAGTTGTACGACGCCAAGGCACTCGACCCGCAGGCGCTGACCGCTACCCCCGAGTCCTCGGGCCACAAGTTCCTCACCGAGTCCGTGGCGATGAACCCGGGCAGCGCGCTCGACCTGGCCAACTTCAAGAAGCAGGCCCCGAGCCTCTACAAGAACATCGGGATCACCGACCAGGTCAGCAGCACCGGCAAGGCCAACATGTACGTCATGGGCGTCATGGTGAACGCGCAGTCCAAGCGCAAGCCCGCCGCCGTGGCCTTCGCCCACTTCGTGACCGACGCGACCCGCCAGATGGAGTTCGCCAAGCAGGTCGCCATCTTCCCGAGCACCGCCGGCTCGCTCGACGACCCGTACTTCACCAAGGAGGACGGGACGGACGAGACCCGCGTCCGGGTCGCCGCCGCCAAGTCCCTGAAGACGGCCGTCAATTACACCCCGGTGCTGTTCAGCGAGCAGATGAAGACCGAGCTGCGCAACCAGATAGCCAAGGCACTGCAAGGGAAGCAGAGCCCCAAGGAAGCTCTTGACAACGCTGTCAAGGCGTGTGACCGGCTGTTGCAGCAGAGCTGA
- a CDS encoding glycoside hydrolase 5 family protein, with product MSTSPLRFGANYTPSQDWFHHWLDFDLDAVRADLDSIAGLGLDHIRVFPLWPLFQPNRTLIRPRAVEQLVQLADAAAERGLDVNVDGLQGHLSSFDFLPAWTGTWHRRNLFTDPDVLAGQAEYLRTLAAALADRPHFIGMTLGNEINQFSGDPHPDPDRITPEQADAWLTRMLDACEEGAPGKLHLHAEYDAAWYQDDHAFTPAHAARKGAVTAVHSWVFNGTAQRHGRTGTATEHHAAYLIELSKAWALDPHRPVWLQEVGAPAPLIPAEHAAAFTEATVANALDCEDVWGVTWWCSHDVSRSLADFPELEYSLGLLTNDRQVKPAGRTIARIVEEWRGRTHRPAPRTTALVVDTGDDETAPHRSVCAPGGAVFEAFARLTADGVRPTTVLASRADDPDHLAARGITKVVTPEEVR from the coding sequence ATGAGCACCTCCCCCTTGCGTTTCGGCGCCAACTACACGCCCAGCCAGGACTGGTTCCACCACTGGCTGGACTTCGACCTCGACGCCGTACGCGCCGACCTGGACTCGATCGCCGGCCTCGGGCTCGACCACATCCGGGTCTTCCCGCTCTGGCCGCTCTTCCAGCCCAACCGCACCCTGATCCGCCCGCGCGCCGTCGAGCAGCTCGTGCAGCTCGCCGACGCCGCCGCCGAACGCGGCCTCGACGTCAACGTGGACGGGCTCCAGGGCCACCTGTCGAGCTTCGACTTCCTGCCCGCCTGGACCGGTACGTGGCACCGGCGCAACCTCTTCACCGACCCGGACGTCCTCGCCGGGCAGGCCGAGTACCTGCGCACCCTGGCCGCCGCCCTCGCCGACCGGCCGCACTTCATCGGGATGACCCTCGGCAACGAGATCAACCAGTTCTCCGGCGACCCGCACCCCGACCCGGACCGCATCACGCCCGAGCAGGCCGACGCCTGGCTGACCCGGATGCTGGATGCCTGCGAGGAGGGGGCGCCGGGCAAGCTCCACCTGCACGCCGAGTACGACGCCGCCTGGTACCAGGACGACCACGCCTTCACCCCGGCGCACGCGGCGCGCAAGGGCGCCGTCACCGCCGTGCACTCCTGGGTCTTCAACGGCACCGCCCAGCGCCACGGCCGTACCGGCACCGCCACCGAGCACCACGCCGCCTACCTCATCGAACTCTCCAAGGCGTGGGCGCTCGACCCGCACCGGCCGGTCTGGCTCCAGGAGGTCGGCGCGCCCGCCCCGCTGATCCCCGCCGAGCACGCCGCCGCGTTCACCGAGGCGACCGTCGCCAACGCCCTGGACTGCGAGGACGTGTGGGGCGTCACCTGGTGGTGCTCCCACGACGTGTCGCGCTCGCTGGCCGACTTCCCGGAGCTGGAGTACAGCCTCGGGCTGCTCACCAACGACCGCCAGGTCAAGCCGGCCGGCCGGACCATCGCCCGCATCGTCGAGGAGTGGCGCGGGCGCACCCACCGGCCCGCGCCCCGGACCACCGCCCTCGTCGTGGACACGGGCGACGACGAGACCGCGCCCCACCGCTCCGTCTGCGCCCCCGGCGGCGCGGTCTTCGAAGCGTTCGCCCGGCTCACCGCCGACGGCGTCCGCCCCACCACCGTCCTCGCGAGCCGTGCCGACGACCCGGACCACTTGGCCGCCCGGGGCATCACGAAGGTCGTCACGCCCGAAGAGGTCCGCTGA
- a CDS encoding maleylpyruvate isomerase family mycothiol-dependent enzyme: MTNRLEYSDLLRLIDERSAAFRNAVAAAPGLDAPVPSCPGWTLFDLVRHLGAGQRWWAAIVAAGRAEAPPAKDPVHAPGEPNALLAWYAESNELLLSALREAGPERACWTWWRAGVSPANAWGVARRRVHEVLVHTYDAQLAAGAVQPMPADLAVDGVAEFLDTCNSTPAPWPHEPATIHYHATEGRSWLLTLDGTGAWPAPLADDAAPASASATGTAEQLLLFVWGRLTLSDLKTEGDLRVFEHLIAWEPEE, translated from the coding sequence GTGACAAACCGTCTTGAATATTCTGACCTGCTGCGCCTGATCGACGAGCGGTCGGCCGCCTTCCGGAACGCGGTTGCCGCCGCACCCGGCCTTGACGCGCCGGTGCCGTCCTGCCCCGGGTGGACGCTGTTCGATCTGGTGCGGCACCTGGGGGCGGGCCAGCGCTGGTGGGCCGCGATCGTCGCCGCGGGCCGGGCCGAGGCTCCGCCGGCCAAGGACCCCGTCCACGCGCCGGGCGAGCCCAACGCGCTGCTGGCCTGGTACGCCGAGTCGAATGAACTGCTGCTCAGCGCGCTGCGCGAGGCCGGCCCGGAACGTGCGTGCTGGACGTGGTGGAGGGCGGGTGTGTCACCGGCCAATGCCTGGGGCGTCGCCCGGCGCCGGGTGCACGAAGTGCTGGTGCACACCTACGACGCCCAGCTCGCCGCCGGAGCCGTGCAGCCGATGCCCGCCGACCTCGCGGTCGACGGCGTCGCCGAGTTCCTCGACACCTGCAACTCCACCCCGGCGCCCTGGCCGCACGAGCCCGCCACCATCCACTACCACGCCACCGAAGGCCGCTCCTGGCTCCTCACCCTGGACGGCACCGGCGCCTGGCCCGCACCCCTCGCCGACGACGCCGCGCCCGCCTCCGCCTCGGCCACCGGCACGGCCGAGCAACTGCTCCTCTTCGTCTGGGGCCGCCTCACGCTGAGCGACCTGAAGACCGAGGGCGACCTACGGGTCTTCGAGCACCTGATCGCCTGGGAACCCGAGGAGTAG
- a CDS encoding TetR/AcrR family transcriptional regulator — translation MSAGESKGSGSSGGYAKGRARREQIVATAAEVYGDVGYRGASLREIAKRAGISHVGLMYYFPSREALLAAVLERRDEEEAARSAPVVSSPRDAMLHLLDLAGRNAGHAGMVELYVRLAAEATPGDHPAHGYFERHYEMVRSYAHRALEELAVQGALRDGVDARTAAVGLVALMDGLQVQWLTSPDEVDMAGVLRAFVQQLLKEPLE, via the coding sequence ATGTCTGCTGGTGAGTCCAAGGGGTCCGGGTCCTCGGGCGGTTACGCGAAGGGGCGTGCGCGTCGGGAGCAGATCGTGGCGACGGCGGCCGAGGTGTACGGGGATGTGGGGTATCGCGGTGCCTCGTTGCGGGAGATCGCGAAGCGGGCCGGGATCAGTCATGTGGGGTTGATGTACTACTTCCCCAGCCGTGAGGCGTTGTTGGCCGCGGTGCTGGAGCGGCGGGACGAGGAGGAGGCCGCGCGGAGCGCGCCGGTGGTGTCCTCGCCCCGGGACGCGATGCTGCATCTGCTGGACCTGGCCGGCCGCAACGCCGGTCATGCGGGGATGGTCGAGTTGTACGTACGGCTGGCGGCCGAGGCGACCCCCGGGGATCATCCGGCGCACGGCTACTTCGAGCGGCACTACGAGATGGTCCGCTCCTATGCGCACCGCGCGCTGGAGGAGCTGGCCGTGCAGGGTGCGTTGCGGGACGGGGTCGATGCCCGGACCGCGGCCGTGGGCCTCGTGGCGCTGATGGACGGGTTGCAGGTGCAGTGGCTGACGAGTCCTGATGAGGTGGACATGGCCGGGGTCCTGCGGGCGTTCGTGCAGCAGCTCCTCAAGGAGCCGTTGGAGTAG
- a CDS encoding carbohydrate ABC transporter permease, with protein sequence MSFLKTTDAEGRRVPVWQLVLRYVLLLAVLALTVGPFLWQLSTSLKGPNEDIFSSPPKFFPSDPTLDNYSRVADTIPVWDYALNSLKVASANVVTNCVGSALAGYALARLRYRGRRAATLAFILAMLVPVEGIIIAQFTTMRDLGLNNTLLGVLLPGSVGAMNVLLMRNAFLNLPVEIEEAAFVDGANVWQRFLRIALPSVKGTLAVVAIFAFMGSWDDFLWPLIVLSDPENFTLTIGLNYLHGTFANDERLVAAGTIIAVLPLIILFAGLQRFFFRGVGEGAVKG encoded by the coding sequence GTGAGCTTCCTGAAGACCACCGACGCCGAGGGCCGGCGCGTCCCCGTCTGGCAGCTCGTGCTGCGGTACGTGCTGCTGCTGGCGGTCCTGGCCCTGACCGTCGGGCCGTTCCTGTGGCAGCTGTCGACCTCGCTGAAGGGCCCGAACGAGGACATCTTCAGCTCTCCGCCGAAGTTCTTCCCCAGCGATCCGACGCTGGACAACTACAGCCGGGTCGCCGACACGATCCCGGTCTGGGACTACGCGCTGAACTCGCTCAAGGTCGCCTCCGCCAACGTGGTCACCAACTGCGTCGGCTCGGCGCTCGCCGGGTACGCCCTGGCGAGGCTCCGCTACCGGGGGCGCAGGGCCGCGACGCTGGCGTTCATCCTCGCCATGCTCGTACCCGTGGAGGGCATCATCATCGCCCAGTTCACCACCATGCGTGACCTGGGGCTGAACAACACCCTGCTCGGCGTGCTGCTGCCGGGGTCGGTCGGCGCGATGAACGTGCTGCTGATGCGCAACGCGTTCCTGAACCTGCCCGTGGAGATCGAGGAAGCGGCGTTCGTGGACGGGGCCAACGTCTGGCAGCGCTTCCTGCGGATCGCGCTGCCCTCCGTCAAGGGCACCCTCGCCGTCGTCGCGATCTTCGCCTTCATGGGCTCCTGGGACGACTTCCTGTGGCCGCTGATCGTCCTCAGCGATCCGGAGAACTTCACCCTGACCATCGGCCTGAACTACCTGCACGGCACCTTCGCCAACGACGAACGGCTCGTCGCGGCGGGCACGATCATCGCCGTGCTGCCGCTCATCATCCTCTTCGCGGGGTTGCAGCGCTTCTTCTTCCGGGGCGTCGGCGAAGGCGCCGTCAAGGGCTGA
- a CDS encoding alpha/beta fold hydrolase, translating into MYENFATSTVDTGDASIFVRHGGEGPPLLLLHGHPRTSATWHKVAPLLVRRGFSVICPDLRGYGRSRGPAPSPDHAPHSKRAVAGDLVEVMRALGHQHFGLVGHDRGAAVALRLVLDHPSAVTRVAFLDGLPLSEHLARADARFATAWWHWFFFAQPEIPERVINADPDAWYHGDPSVMGQANHDEWRAATRNPDVVRAMLEDYRAGLTIDRRHEESDRARGARIGCPTLVLWSLRDDLEDLYGDPRDIWRDWADDIRGHGIDAGHHVAEEAPGPLSTALGDFFDQGR; encoded by the coding sequence GTGTACGAGAACTTTGCCACCAGCACGGTGGACACCGGCGACGCTTCCATCTTCGTCCGTCACGGGGGAGAAGGCCCTCCCCTTCTCCTGCTGCACGGCCATCCGCGCACATCGGCGACCTGGCACAAGGTCGCGCCGCTCCTCGTCCGACGCGGCTTCTCCGTCATCTGCCCCGACCTGCGGGGCTACGGTCGCTCCCGCGGTCCGGCGCCCTCTCCTGACCACGCCCCGCACTCCAAGCGGGCGGTGGCCGGGGACCTGGTCGAGGTCATGCGAGCGCTCGGGCACCAACACTTCGGGCTCGTGGGGCATGACCGGGGAGCCGCGGTGGCGCTCCGGCTGGTGCTGGATCATCCGTCCGCGGTGACCCGGGTGGCGTTCCTGGACGGCCTGCCCCTGAGCGAACACCTGGCACGCGCGGACGCCCGCTTCGCCACCGCGTGGTGGCACTGGTTCTTCTTCGCCCAGCCGGAGATCCCCGAACGCGTCATCAACGCCGACCCCGACGCCTGGTACCACGGCGACCCCTCGGTCATGGGGCAGGCGAACCACGACGAGTGGCGGGCGGCCACCAGGAACCCGGATGTCGTGCGCGCCATGCTGGAGGACTACCGCGCCGGGCTGACCATCGACCGGCGCCACGAGGAGTCTGACCGGGCACGCGGTGCCCGGATCGGATGCCCCACCCTCGTGCTGTGGTCGCTCCGGGACGACCTGGAGGACTTGTACGGCGACCCGCGCGACATCTGGCGCGACTGGGCCGACGACATCCGGGGCCACGGCATCGACGCCGGCCACCATGTGGCCGAGGAGGCTCCCGGCCCGCTCTCAACGGCCCTGGGCGACTTCTTCGACCAGGGCCGCTGA
- a CDS encoding LacI family DNA-binding transcriptional regulator, whose amino-acid sequence MKDIAQRAGVSESAVSFALNDRPGVSEVTRARVRRVAEQLGWRPSAAARALSGEGSATVGLVVARPAANLGVDSFFLQLISGIQEVLSERHLGLLFQVVDDVADECGVYRRWWAEHRVDGVLVVDPRTDDPRVALLDELGLPGVVIGALPGTDTGPHPGLSQVRADDAGAMAAIVGRLHELGHRRIVHIAGLPSLAHTDRRIRSLRLEADRRGLTGAHSATTDYSDTEGAAATRRVLERDDPPTALIYDNDVMAAAGVAVAAGLGVRVPDDVSVVSWEDSALCRLTAPWLTALSRDPVAFGRLAARELTTLLDGGAPRTVQVPLPDLIERGSTAPVSPSTHAASGGPGNGVRPAVPR is encoded by the coding sequence ATGAAGGACATCGCCCAACGGGCCGGTGTCTCGGAGAGCGCCGTATCCTTCGCGCTCAACGACCGGCCCGGTGTCTCCGAGGTCACCCGAGCCCGGGTGCGGCGCGTCGCCGAACAGCTGGGCTGGCGCCCGAGCGCCGCCGCCCGAGCCCTCTCCGGCGAGGGCTCGGCCACCGTCGGCCTCGTCGTGGCGCGTCCGGCGGCCAACCTCGGGGTGGACTCCTTCTTCCTCCAGCTGATCTCCGGCATCCAGGAAGTACTGTCCGAGCGCCATCTCGGCCTGCTGTTCCAGGTGGTGGACGACGTGGCGGACGAGTGCGGCGTCTACCGCCGCTGGTGGGCCGAGCACCGCGTCGACGGCGTACTCGTCGTGGACCCGCGCACGGACGACCCCCGCGTCGCCCTCCTCGACGAACTCGGCCTGCCCGGCGTCGTCATCGGCGCTCTCCCCGGCACCGACACGGGTCCCCACCCCGGCCTCTCCCAGGTCCGCGCCGACGACGCCGGCGCGATGGCCGCGATCGTGGGCCGTCTGCACGAGCTGGGGCACCGCCGCATCGTGCACATCGCCGGCCTGCCCTCACTCGCGCACACGGACCGCCGCATCCGCTCCCTGCGCCTGGAGGCCGACCGGCGCGGCCTGACCGGGGCGCACTCGGCGACCACGGACTACTCCGACACCGAGGGCGCCGCCGCCACCCGCCGCGTTCTGGAGCGCGACGACCCGCCGACGGCACTCATCTACGACAACGACGTGATGGCGGCCGCCGGGGTGGCCGTGGCGGCGGGTCTCGGGGTCCGGGTCCCGGACGATGTGTCGGTGGTGTCCTGGGAGGACTCCGCGCTGTGCCGGCTCACCGCCCCGTGGCTCACCGCGCTCTCCAGGGACCCGGTCGCCTTCGGCCGCCTCGCGGCACGAGAACTCACGACCCTGCTCGACGGCGGCGCGCCCCGCACCGTACAGGTGCCCCTGCCCGACCTCATCGAACGCGGCAGCACGGCGCCCGTATCGCCGTCGACGCACGCCGCGAGCGGAGGACCCGGAAATGGGGTGCGGCCGGCTGTGCCGAGGTGA
- a CDS encoding carbohydrate ABC transporter permease: MNSPSPTAAADRPSGRIRRHLPLSPWLFAAPGLIVVGAFSLYPFFSTLVNSFTDRRTLVPGSFVGLANFRELLHDEMFWTGLRNSVLYVVGVVPALVVLPLLLAMLVQRHIPGITFFRSAFYTPVVASIVVVGLIWVWMLDDRGLINAVLEAVGIGKVGFLSDQWLLLGSAMTVTVWKGLGYYMIIYLAALANVPRELHEAASVDGAGVVRRFFTVTVPAIRSTMVLVAALSSVSAFKVFSEVYLMAGPSGGPAGEDTTLVMLVQRVGTGLSGRVGYASAISVVIFVVTVGLMLLVLRADRKEDA; this comes from the coding sequence GTGAACTCCCCCTCCCCCACCGCCGCGGCGGACCGGCCCTCCGGCCGGATCCGCCGCCATCTGCCCCTCAGCCCCTGGCTGTTCGCCGCGCCCGGCCTGATCGTGGTCGGCGCCTTCAGCCTCTATCCGTTCTTCAGCACGCTGGTGAACTCCTTCACCGACCGGCGGACGCTGGTCCCCGGCTCGTTCGTCGGCCTGGCGAACTTCCGGGAGCTGCTGCACGACGAGATGTTCTGGACCGGCCTGCGCAACAGCGTGCTGTACGTCGTCGGCGTCGTCCCCGCGCTCGTCGTCCTGCCCCTGCTGCTGGCGATGCTCGTCCAGCGGCACATTCCGGGCATCACCTTCTTCCGTTCGGCCTTCTACACCCCGGTCGTCGCGTCCATCGTGGTCGTCGGTCTGATCTGGGTGTGGATGCTGGACGACCGCGGGCTGATCAACGCGGTCCTGGAGGCCGTCGGCATCGGCAAGGTCGGCTTCCTGAGCGACCAGTGGCTGCTGCTGGGCAGCGCGATGACGGTTACGGTCTGGAAGGGCCTCGGCTACTACATGATCATCTATCTGGCCGCCCTGGCGAACGTGCCGAGGGAGCTGCACGAGGCCGCGTCCGTGGACGGCGCCGGGGTCGTACGCCGCTTCTTCACGGTCACCGTGCCGGCCATCCGCTCCACGATGGTGCTGGTCGCGGCCCTCTCCTCGGTCTCCGCCTTCAAGGTGTTCTCCGAGGTCTATCTGATGGCCGGCCCGTCGGGTGGACCGGCCGGTGAGGACACCACCCTGGTGATGCTCGTCCAGCGGGTCGGAACCGGGCTGAGCGGGCGGGTCGGTTACGCCTCCGCTATCTCGGTCGTCATCTTCGTCGTCACCGTCGGCCTGATGCTCCTGGTGCTGCGCGCCGACCGCAAGGAGGACGCGTGA
- a CDS encoding endo-beta-N-acetylglucosaminidase: MIQRHPSAPSRRTVVLAGAGTAAALLTPGLTTTAHAAAPATDRPCASYWFPDSLPAGTPGDGIVWRSLKAWRPETDPDLPFNTASVPLADRFTPAPANTTARTDQARITSLVAFGNTAGNPSQGSATADYYAMNHWAYIDELVFWGGSAGEGLILAPNAPVVDAAHRHGVPVLGTVFLPPVHHGGDLRWTRDLVQRDAAGRFPLAAKLVEAAMAHGFDGWFLNAETEGGDAALGAEMLAFVTDLRARSDAAGLRITWYDAMTVKGEVGWQGALNAENAALFREGDSMFVDFRWTPGTLASSAENAEAVGRSRYDLWAGVDVESDGWNASVDWDAIIPADRPHTVGYGFYRPEWTRSHLPEDRTPAQFHAADQRFWSGRSLDPARPDRTDPWRAPATAVADRSTVDRLPFATTFNTGHGVRWYENGRVASDAEWNHLGVQDRLPGRRWVVRTEGRRPSVGFDFEDAWRGGSSLLVAGDIDAPVTVELHRTRLPLSRRTVVELTHRADAGSGPVTVELAVALREPDRAGDPVAYTYIPAGELRAGGSGWTTSTLRLNSLSGTVRALGVRLTAAGPVRWRLGALAVRDRAETTAAPTGLRVTGASLGADGTDLRLRWHRAPGAPRHYELHRVLPDGTRRFLGATASTAFLVPGLRREPGEKAARFQVRAVGELYTTSGAASTAHRW; encoded by the coding sequence ATGATCCAGCGCCACCCGTCCGCCCCCAGCCGCCGCACGGTGGTCCTCGCCGGAGCCGGAACCGCCGCCGCCCTCCTGACGCCCGGCCTCACCACGACCGCCCACGCGGCGGCCCCTGCCACTGACCGGCCCTGCGCCTCGTACTGGTTCCCCGACTCGCTGCCCGCCGGTACGCCCGGCGACGGCATCGTCTGGCGCAGCCTGAAGGCGTGGCGCCCCGAAACCGATCCCGATCTGCCGTTCAACACCGCGTCCGTGCCGCTCGCCGACCGCTTCACCCCGGCCCCGGCCAACACCACGGCCCGGACCGACCAGGCGCGGATCACTTCCCTGGTGGCCTTCGGGAACACCGCGGGCAACCCGTCGCAGGGCTCGGCCACCGCCGACTACTACGCCATGAACCACTGGGCGTACATCGACGAACTGGTCTTCTGGGGCGGCTCGGCCGGGGAGGGCCTGATCCTGGCGCCGAACGCCCCGGTCGTGGACGCGGCCCACCGGCACGGCGTGCCCGTCCTCGGCACCGTGTTCCTGCCGCCCGTGCACCACGGCGGCGACCTTCGGTGGACCCGGGACCTGGTGCAGCGCGACGCGGCAGGGCGCTTCCCGCTGGCCGCGAAGCTGGTGGAGGCGGCCATGGCGCACGGCTTCGACGGCTGGTTCCTCAACGCCGAGACCGAGGGCGGGGACGCCGCGCTCGGCGCCGAGATGCTCGCCTTCGTCACCGACCTCCGGGCGCGCAGCGACGCGGCGGGGCTGCGGATCACCTGGTACGACGCGATGACGGTGAAGGGCGAGGTCGGCTGGCAGGGCGCGCTCAACGCCGAGAACGCCGCGCTGTTCCGGGAGGGGGACTCGATGTTCGTGGACTTCCGCTGGACGCCCGGGACGCTCGCCTCCTCCGCCGAGAACGCCGAGGCCGTCGGGCGCAGCCGCTACGACCTGTGGGCGGGTGTCGATGTCGAGTCCGACGGCTGGAACGCCTCGGTCGACTGGGACGCGATCATTCCGGCGGACCGCCCGCACACCGTGGGCTACGGCTTCTACCGGCCGGAGTGGACCCGCAGCCACCTGCCGGAGGACCGTACTCCCGCTCAGTTCCACGCCGCCGACCAGCGGTTCTGGTCCGGGCGGTCGCTTGATCCGGCCCGGCCGGACCGTACGGACCCCTGGCGGGCTCCCGCGACGGCGGTGGCCGACCGCTCGACGGTGGACCGGCTGCCGTTCGCCACCACGTTCAACACCGGCCACGGTGTGCGCTGGTACGAGAACGGCCGGGTGGCCTCGGACGCGGAGTGGAACCATCTCGGGGTGCAGGACCGGCTGCCGGGCCGCCGCTGGGTCGTCCGTACCGAGGGCCGACGCCCGTCCGTGGGCTTCGACTTCGAGGACGCCTGGCGCGGGGGCAGCAGCCTGCTGGTCGCCGGGGACATCGACGCCCCGGTCACCGTGGAACTCCACCGCACCCGGCTGCCGCTGTCGCGGCGCACGGTCGTGGAGCTGACCCACCGCGCGGACGCGGGCTCCGGTCCGGTCACCGTCGAGCTGGCCGTCGCCCTGCGCGAGCCGGACCGGGCGGGCGACCCGGTCGCGTACACGTACATCCCGGCGGGCGAACTCCGGGCGGGCGGCAGCGGGTGGACCACCTCCACGCTCCGGCTGAACTCCCTGTCCGGTACGGTGCGCGCGCTCGGGGTGCGCCTGACCGCGGCCGGTCCGGTGCGCTGGCGACTGGGTGCGCTGGCCGTACGCGACCGGGCCGAGACGACCGCCGCGCCGACCGGACTGCGTGTCACCGGGGCGTCCCTGGGCGCCGACGGCACGGACCTGCGTCTGCGCTGGCACCGGGCGCCCGGTGCCCCGCGCCACTACGAACTGCACCGCGTCCTGCCCGACGGCACCCGGCGCTTCCTGGGCGCCACCGCCTCCACCGCGTTCCTCGTGCCCGGCCTGCGCCGGGAACCGGGCGAGAAAGCCGCTCGTTTCCAGGTCAGGGCCGTGGGCGAGCTGTACACGACTTCCGGCGCCGCTTCCACCGCGCACCGCTGGTAA